Part of the Nakamurella alba genome is shown below.
GACCAGACGGTGGTCGCGGTGGCCCTGCCCTCGATGACCCGGGATCTGCCGTTGTCCGCGCACGGCGGCGCCTGGGTGGCGAACGCCTACGTGCTGGCGATGGCCGCGCTGGTGGCGCTGGGCGGGCGGGCCGGTGACCTGCTGGGCGGCCGCACCACCTTCCGGGTCGGCGTCACGCTGTTCTTCCTGGCCTCGGCCGGCTGCGCCTTCGCCCCGACCGGTGATGCCGGCCAGGGTGTGCTGATCGCCTTCCGCGCCCTGCAGGGGGTGGGGGCGGCGCTGATGGTGCCGGTCTCGGCGGCGATCGTGATGGCCGAGTTCCCGCCCGCCGAACGCGGCCGGGTGATGGCGATGTACGCCGGGATCAGCCAGATCTTCCTGGCCCTGGGTCCGCTGATCGGCGGTCTGCTCACCGAGTACGTGTCCTGGCGCGCGGTGTTCCTGTTGAACGTGCCGGTCGGCATCGCGACGCTGGTGCTGGTGAGGATCGCCCGGGTGCCGAACGTGCGCAGGCCCGCCGGGCGGCTGTCGGTCCTCGACATCGTGCTGGTGGTCGGTGGTCTCGGACTGACCACGGTGGCCGTGCAGCAGTCGGGTCTGTGGGGCTGGGCATCGCCGGTCACGCTGACGCTGCTCACCGCAGGAGTACTGGCGACCGCGGTCTTCGTGGTCCGGCAGCTGCGCAGCCGTGACCCGTTGATGCAGCTGCGGCTGTTCGCCGACCGCGGGTTCACCGGGGATGCCGTGGTGATGGCGCTGGTGCAGTTCGGCCTGCTGGGCATGGTGCTGTACAGCTCGGTCTACCTGCAGGGCGTGCTCGGGATCTCGCCGGCGCAGGCCGGTGTCGCGGTGCTGCCGCTGATCATCCCGCTGACCGTCGCCGCGCAGATCGGTGGTCGCTGGTTCGACCGGGCCGGGGTGCGGGCACCGGCGCTGACCGGGCTGCTGGTGTGTGCGGCCGGCGCCGTGCTCTGGACGCTGGCGCTGCCGACGCTCACCTACGGCTGGCAGATCCCCGGCATGGTGGTGATGGGACTCGGCCTCGGACTCACCCTCTCGCCGACCAACACCGACGCGCTGGCCCGGGCCGGGGAGGACCGGCGCAGCCAGGCCTCCGGCGTGGTGCAGACGATGCGGCAGCTCGGCGGCACGCTGGGCGTCGCCGTGATCGGCAGCGTGGTGGTCTCCCGCGTCCACTCCTCGGGGCTGTCCGACGGCTCCCCGCACACCACCGCTGACGCCATCTCCGCCGGGTTCCTCTGCGCGGCAGTCGCTTTCGCGCTGGCGGCGGCGGCCGCGGCGGTGTTCCTGCAGCGGCGCCCGCTGGTGACGGACCAGGGCTGATCCCGATCATGGACGACGGGCACTTCTCCGGCAGGTCGCGCCCGGATAGCGTGCGGCCATGGACTTCCGGGACCTCGGCCCACTGCAGGTGGAGAACGAGGGCATCCCGGTACGGCTCACCGGTCGCCGTCTGCTCTCGGTCCTCGCGGTGCTGGTGGCGCGGCAGGGCGACGTGGTGACGGTGGACGGCCTCATCGACGCCGTCTGGGACGGTGCCCCGCCGGACCGGGCGGAGGCGGCGCTGGACTCGCTGCTCTGGCGGCTGCGCAAGGCCCTCGAGCCGGCGCGGGCGCCGCGCGACCCGGACGGTCTGCTGCGCACCGAGGCCGCCGGCTACCGGCTGGAGGCCGGACGCGGGGAGATCGACTCGGCGGCCTTCGCCCGCGAGGCGGCCGCCGCGACGGACGCCCTGCGCGCCGGTGATCACACGCGGGCGCTGGACATCAGCACCCGGGCGCTCGGCCGGTGGCGCGGCCGGCCGTACGACGGGATCTCCGACGCCGGCTGGATCGCGGCCGCCCGGGAGCGGCTGGAAGCGGTGCGGATCGACCTGGCGGAGATCCGGATCGGGGCGCTGCTCGTGGCCGGACGGCCGGAGGAGGCGGTGGCCGACCTGGTGCCGCTGATCGACGAGTACCCGTTCCGCGAGCACCTGCGGGCCCAGCACATGCTCGGCCTCTACCGGTCCGGGCGACAGGCGGAGGCGTTGGCGGCCTACGCCGGCGCACGGCAGGTGCTGGACGCCGAGCTCGGTGTCGAACCGGGACCGGAACTCGTGGCCATGCACGCCGCCGTCCTCGGTCAGGATCCCGCGCTGGACCTGCCCCGGAAGGCCGCGCCGGCCGGCCCGGTCGACGCGGGTGCCTTGTCCGGCACCGGATTGCCCGCCCGCCGGGTGGTCCCGATCGGACGGGCCGCCGAGTCCGACGCGGTGACCGCAGCGGTCCGGCCGGGCCGGCTGCTCACCCTGGTCGGGCCGATGGGTGTCGGCAAGACCACGCTGGCGATCGCCTGCGCGGCGGGCCTGGTCGACGACGAGAGATACCCCGACGGAGTGCATCTCGCCGACCTGTCCGCGGTGGCCGACCCTGCCGCGGTGGCCGGGGAACTGGCCGCCGCACTGGGGCTGACCCTCGATCCCGGTTCTCCGGCCCGCTCGCTGGCCGCGTCCCTGGCCGGCCGACGGGCGCTGCTGGTCGTCGACAACTGCGAGCAGCTGCTGCCCGGCATCGCCGACCTGGTCGCCGGGATCCTCTCCACTGCAGTCGATCTCGCCGTGCTGGCGACCAGTCGGGAGGAACTGGGCGTCCCCGGCGAGACGGTGGTGCGGATCCAGCCGTTCCCGGTCCCCGGTGGCGCCGGCGCCGACAGCCCCGGCGTGGCACTGTTCCTGGACCGGTCCGGTCTGTCGGACGACGCCGCCGATGCCGGCGACATCGCCGAGGTGGTGCGTATCTGTGCGGCGCTGGACGGCCTCCCGCTGGGGATCGAGCTCGCCGCCCGGCGCGCCCGGTTCCTCAGCCTGGCCGAGGTGGCCGCCGGGGTGGAGGCCGAACCCGGGGCGCTGACCCGCGATCCGCGCAGCCCGCGACCGGACCGGACGTTGCACGACGGCATCGAGGTGAGCCACCGGACCTGTCGCCCGGACGAGCAGGTGCTGCACCGCCGACTGTCCGCGCTGTCCGCGCCGTTCACCCTCGGCCTGGCCCGGGCGGTGGCCGGGAACCCGCCGCTGGCCGCCGATCTCGTGCCGGACCTGGCTGCTGCGCTGGCCGGCCGGTCGCTGCTCGCGGTGGAACCGTCGGGCCGCCCGGGGGCGCCCACCCGGTTCCGCCAGCTGCTGCCGATCAGGGCGCACGCGGCGGACGCCCTGCGGGCAGCCGGGGAGATGAGCGAGATCGTCGGCCGGCGCGACGCACACGTCGTCGCGCTCGTCGCCGACGGCCCGCGGCGCGGGCGTCCGGGGCAGCGGACCTGGTACGAGGCACTGGACGCCGACCGGGCGTCGGTGGGTGCGGCGATCGAGTCGCTGCTGACCGCGCCGGACGGTGATCCGGTCGCGTTGCTGCTGTCGCGCCTCGCCGGGTACGTGCACGACCGCAATCACGCCGTGGAGGCCCGGCGCTGGCTGGTCGCCGCCGACCGGCACCCGGGCCTGTCGGAGTTCGGCGCGGCGACCGCCGCCGCGGCGCTGGGCTGTTCCTACGCCATTGCCCGCGACAACGACCGCGCTGCAGACTGTTTCGCCCGCGCCGAGCCGGTGCTGCTGGCAGCCGCAGACGGCGTCGCCGATGACGGCCGGGCCGTCGACGCCGCCGGGGCACTGCTCGACATGGCCTGCGCCGCCTGGCTCGGCGACGACTGGGCCCGGGCCGTCGGGCTCGCGACCGTGGCCGCCGACCGCTGCCGGGCGGTCGGTGCCGATCACGAGGCGATGATCGCCGATGCGGTGCTGATCGCCGGCGGCGTGTTCGCCGATCCCGCCGCCGGGGTGGCAGCGGCGGAGGCGCTGCTGGCCCGGCCCGGTGCTGACCGCAACGGGCTGGCCACGCTCTTCGCCTGTGGGACCGCGGCCATCGGGTCCGCGATGACCGGAGACCCGGAGGCCGCGGTGCGCTGGACCGGTGAGGCACTGCGCTGCTCGCTGGCCATCGGTGCGGAGAACATCGGCGGGCTGTTGGAACAACGCGGCGGTCACCTGGTGCGGGCCGGGCGGCCGGTGGAGGCGCTGCGCTGCTTCGGTGCCGCCGCCGCGCACGACCGCCGGGTCGGCCTGACCTGGCCGCAGCACCCGACCACGCCGCCGCTGCTGTCGGCGGCCCGGGCCGGGGTCGGTGACCAGGAGGCCGACCAGGCCTGGTCCGCCGGGGAGCGGGTGATCGCCGCCGGGCGCGGGCTGCGCCTCACCGACTGGATCTGACCCGCCCGGACGCCCCGGTCCGTCCGTAGGGTGGTCGGATGCCCACCGCACTCGTCACCGGGGCGACCGCCGGCATCGGAGCCGCGTTCGCCGTCCACCTCGCCACCCAGGGGTACGACCTGGTGCTGGTCGCCCGCGGTACCGACCGGCTGCAGGAGCGCCGGGCCACCCTGCTGACGCTGGGTGCGCCCACGGTCGAGCTGATCACCGCGGACCTGACTCACGCGGCCGACCGGGAGGAGGTGGCCGAGCGGCTGGCCCGGCCCGGCGCGCCGGTCGACCTGCTGGTGAACAACGCCGGCATCGGGCTGGGCAAGGAGTTCCTGGAGAGCACCCCGGACGACCTGCAGCGACAGATCGACCTCAACGTCACCGCCGTGGTGCGCCTGACCCACGCCGTGCTGCCCGGCATGGTGCAGCGCGGGCACGGCGGGGTGATCAACGTGGCGTCGATCGCCGGCCTGGTCGCCGGCCGCGGCACCACCTACGCCGGGTCAAAGGCGTTCGTGGTCAGCCTGTCCGAGGGACTGTCGATGTCGTTGCGCGGCACCGGTGTCCGGGTGCAGGCGCTGTGCCCTGGTTTCGTCCGCACCGAGTTCCACGACCGGGCCGGCATCGACATGACGAAGACCCCGGATGCGCTCTACGTCGACATCGACCTGGTGGTGCGCACCTCCCTGGACGACCTGCGCCACGACCGGCCGCTGTCGATCCCGGGGCCGCTCTACAAGGTCATCGCCACGCTGTCCCGGCTGGCCCCGCGCGGGCTGGTCCGGTCCGTCGCGGCGAAGGTCAACAACAAGGGCCGCACCTGAGCCCTGTCCCGCGAACGGTGGTCAAGCCCGTGGTTCAGCCGGTCCACGGCGGCGCGACACCCCAGCCCCAGCGGGGGACCGGTGCGTCGGTGACCGGCGCGGCGCCCGGCTGCGAGTTGGCCACCGCCAGCCGGGTGCCCCACTCCAGGTAGCCGACCAGCGCGGCCCGGAACTCCGGGTCGGCCGGCATCCCGGCGTCGTCGGCGGCCCGGCTCATCAGCGTGGCGAACCGGAACCGCTGTTCGTCGCTGATCCCGAGATCGATGTGGTGGCGCAGCATCTCCGGGTACCCGCCGTGCTGCTCGGTGTACAGCGCCGGGCCGCCGAACACCTCCGCCCACCACAGCGTCACGTGGGCCCGGTGCGCCTCGCTGACCTGACCGTGGAACACCGGGCCGAGCAGGTCGTCCTGCTCCACCCGGTCGTAGAACGCGTCCATCAACCGGCGGAACGCCTCGGTCCCTCCCGCCCACTCCCACAGTGTCGGTGTGTCGTCCTCTGCCATGCCGGGCAGTGTGCGCGCACGCCTGGGCCGGGGCCAGCGGCTTTCGCCGACAGCGGATCCCTGCAGCCGGCCCGGGTCCGGTCCGGGGCCGGCAGACCCACTCGGTCAGGCCCGCTTCGACCGCATCGCCGCGACCACCGTCAGGTCCGGGTCGGCGGCCGCCTGTCGGTACTCCGCCGAACCGACCGGGAGCAACGTGACGTGGCCGTCGGCGTCGTGCAGCAGTCCCCAGCCATAACGTTTGGCCAGCGGGGAGGACCGCAGGCACGCCTGCGGCTTGTCGAAGAAGGCGGTCCGGGCGGTCGCCTGCTCGTTCTCCTTCACCCCGGTGCGCAGCGCCTGCACCGTGAAGAGCAGGTCGTCGGAGGTCATCCGGGCCCCGGGGGCGGTGAGCAGCCCGAACTGCAGGGAGGCGATCGTCGGACCCTTGCCGTCCGGCGGCTCCTGCGCGGCGGTCACCGGGCAGTCGGCGGCGACGGTGATGAAGGTGTTCGTGTAGTTCGTGCTGTGCGGTGCCATGTCCGGTCCCTCCGTATGCGGTCCGGATCGATCCTGGTGCTGCGGTGTCGGCCCGGTCTTGCAGAATTCCGACGTGCGGCAGACGAGCGACGAGGAACCGATCCTTCCCAGGGATCGGCACGGTGTGCTGCACCCGGCCAACCTGCCCCGGTTCGCGGCCCGCCGGTACTCCCCGTCGCCGGCGGCGGCGACGCTGGTGGACGGGTACTGGGAGGTGAGCTGGCGGCTACCGCCGGGGGAGTCGATCCGGCAGCGGGTGATCGAGTTCCCGGCGATCACACTGACCCTGGAATCGGGGGAGGTGCCGGCGCCGCTGGTGCTGACCGGGGTGCACTCCCGGGCCTGGGTCCGTGAGATCAGCGGTGAAGGCACGGCTTTCGGCATCCGGCTGCGGCCTGCCGGGATCGTGCTGCTGGGCGGGCTGACCCCGCAGCAGGTGGCCGATCGGACGGTACCCGTCACCGCCGACGATCCGGACCCGGCGGTGCATGCACTGCTGGTGGCCGTCGCCCGGGCCGGGGACGCCG
Proteins encoded:
- a CDS encoding DHA2 family efflux MFS transporter permease subunit; translation: MGTQELDQERTAGLSPRRWLVLIAMTGSLSMVMLDQTVVAVALPSMTRDLPLSAHGGAWVANAYVLAMAALVALGGRAGDLLGGRTTFRVGVTLFFLASAGCAFAPTGDAGQGVLIAFRALQGVGAALMVPVSAAIVMAEFPPAERGRVMAMYAGISQIFLALGPLIGGLLTEYVSWRAVFLLNVPVGIATLVLVRIARVPNVRRPAGRLSVLDIVLVVGGLGLTTVAVQQSGLWGWASPVTLTLLTAGVLATAVFVVRQLRSRDPLMQLRLFADRGFTGDAVVMALVQFGLLGMVLYSSVYLQGVLGISPAQAGVAVLPLIIPLTVAAQIGGRWFDRAGVRAPALTGLLVCAAGAVLWTLALPTLTYGWQIPGMVVMGLGLGLTLSPTNTDALARAGEDRRSQASGVVQTMRQLGGTLGVAVIGSVVVSRVHSSGLSDGSPHTTADAISAGFLCAAVAFALAAAAAAVFLQRRPLVTDQG
- a CDS encoding BTAD domain-containing putative transcriptional regulator, with amino-acid sequence MDFRDLGPLQVENEGIPVRLTGRRLLSVLAVLVARQGDVVTVDGLIDAVWDGAPPDRAEAALDSLLWRLRKALEPARAPRDPDGLLRTEAAGYRLEAGRGEIDSAAFAREAAAATDALRAGDHTRALDISTRALGRWRGRPYDGISDAGWIAAARERLEAVRIDLAEIRIGALLVAGRPEEAVADLVPLIDEYPFREHLRAQHMLGLYRSGRQAEALAAYAGARQVLDAELGVEPGPELVAMHAAVLGQDPALDLPRKAAPAGPVDAGALSGTGLPARRVVPIGRAAESDAVTAAVRPGRLLTLVGPMGVGKTTLAIACAAGLVDDERYPDGVHLADLSAVADPAAVAGELAAALGLTLDPGSPARSLAASLAGRRALLVVDNCEQLLPGIADLVAGILSTAVDLAVLATSREELGVPGETVVRIQPFPVPGGAGADSPGVALFLDRSGLSDDAADAGDIAEVVRICAALDGLPLGIELAARRARFLSLAEVAAGVEAEPGALTRDPRSPRPDRTLHDGIEVSHRTCRPDEQVLHRRLSALSAPFTLGLARAVAGNPPLAADLVPDLAAALAGRSLLAVEPSGRPGAPTRFRQLLPIRAHAADALRAAGEMSEIVGRRDAHVVALVADGPRRGRPGQRTWYEALDADRASVGAAIESLLTAPDGDPVALLLSRLAGYVHDRNHAVEARRWLVAADRHPGLSEFGAATAAAALGCSYAIARDNDRAADCFARAEPVLLAAADGVADDGRAVDAAGALLDMACAAWLGDDWARAVGLATVAADRCRAVGADHEAMIADAVLIAGGVFADPAAGVAAAEALLARPGADRNGLATLFACGTAAIGSAMTGDPEAAVRWTGEALRCSLAIGAENIGGLLEQRGGHLVRAGRPVEALRCFGAAAAHDRRVGLTWPQHPTTPPLLSAARAGVGDQEADQAWSAGERVIAAGRGLRLTDWI
- a CDS encoding SDR family NAD(P)-dependent oxidoreductase, producing MPTALVTGATAGIGAAFAVHLATQGYDLVLVARGTDRLQERRATLLTLGAPTVELITADLTHAADREEVAERLARPGAPVDLLVNNAGIGLGKEFLESTPDDLQRQIDLNVTAVVRLTHAVLPGMVQRGHGGVINVASIAGLVAGRGTTYAGSKAFVVSLSEGLSMSLRGTGVRVQALCPGFVRTEFHDRAGIDMTKTPDALYVDIDLVVRTSLDDLRHDRPLSIPGPLYKVIATLSRLAPRGLVRSVAAKVNNKGRT
- a CDS encoding group II truncated hemoglobin; amino-acid sequence: MAEDDTPTLWEWAGGTEAFRRLMDAFYDRVEQDDLLGPVFHGQVSEAHRAHVTLWWAEVFGGPALYTEQHGGYPEMLRHHIDLGISDEQRFRFATLMSRAADDAGMPADPEFRAALVGYLEWGTRLAVANSQPGAAPVTDAPVPRWGWGVAPPWTG
- a CDS encoding DUF6157 family protein, with translation MAPHSTNYTNTFITVAADCPVTAAQEPPDGKGPTIASLQFGLLTAPGARMTSDDLLFTVQALRTGVKENEQATARTAFFDKPQACLRSSPLAKRYGWGLLHDADGHVTLLPVGSAEYRQAAADPDLTVVAAMRSKRA
- a CDS encoding helix-turn-helix domain-containing protein; this encodes MRQTSDEEPILPRDRHGVLHPANLPRFAARRYSPSPAAATLVDGYWEVSWRLPPGESIRQRVIEFPAITLTLESGEVPAPLVLTGVHSRAWVREISGEGTAFGIRLRPAGIVLLGGLTPQQVADRTVPVTADDPDPAVHALLVAVARAGDAAGRIRLMDDHAAAAASRAGELHLLANRVVDRLLADVHRPGGAELAGLVGAGERSVQRALRATLGRGPTWVARRIRLQEVARLLATRPDLDITSVAADLGYTDQAHLTTDFRGVAGVTPAAYRRSVVAGS